Within Aureibacillus halotolerans, the genomic segment GTTTTTCATTTGCAGGTTTTGTCCTCGAATCGCTAAATACCCCATTGTCGTCACTAAGAGAAATTCTTCATTGTCAAAGCTATCCACTTGTTTCACACCGGTAATCTCTAAGTATTTTCTGTTTTTCATAATGATATTATGGTCCGGTGTGTCCCTATGCGCTGTGCCCATTTGTTGAGATTGACTCATGTCTTCATCCCTCTCTTTCATTCTTACGTTATTCCGAAAAGAGAGGGTTTAGAACAAGCTACTCTTCTTGCTTTTCTTCAAGGATGGTGTACATTTGTCCCGCTTCTTCCTTCCTTGATGTTTCAGTAAGCTTATCAATTCGCGCGACTACCGTCCGATTGCCATACCGAATGGACATGGTGTCGCCTTCCTTCAAAGTACTGCTAGCCTTTGCCGTTTGACCGTTGATGGCGATCCGCCCTTGATCCGCTACTTCTTTCGCCAATGTCCGGCGTTTGATCAACCGCGAAACCTTTAAAAATTTATCTAATCTCATTTGTTTTCCTCCTCTTTTTTTGCCTCTTCCCAATACACATCAAGCTCATCAAGCGTGTGCTCCTCAAAGGGCTTTGTCGCTCCTTCTACTTTCTGTTCAATGTAACGGAAGCGTCGGTTAAATTTTTGTACCGTCTTCATCAGCGCAGCTTCAGGTTGAATATTGTAATGACGGGCAATGTTAATAAAGGCAAATACCGTGTCGCCCCATTCCTCTTCTCGCCTAGACGGTTCGACGCCAGCAAACTCTTCCTCAAGCTCATGGATTTCTTCCTTCACTTTTTTCCATACATCTGCAGCATCGTCCCAATCAAAGCCTGATTTCGCCGCTTTTTTCTGTATCTCATAGGCTTGGAGAAGAGTCGAGGCTGCGGCAGGGATGCCATCCAAGCGAGACGTTTTGTGTTCTAATTCGCCCTTTTCTTCCTGTTTAATGCGCATCCAGTTTGAGTGAATTTCCTCTTCGGTAAGGTTTTGCTCGTTTCCAAACACATGGGGATGACGGCGTATCATTTTCGTCGCCAAGGCAGCAACAACATCTTCTAGAGAGAAACGCCCTTCGTCCTCTCCAATTTGGGCATGGAGCAGCACTTGCAAGAGGATATCTCCAAGCTCGTCCGCTAAATGCTCATCGTCCTCGTCATCAATCGCGTCCCAAACCTCATACGTCTCTTCCAGCAAAAACGGCTTCAGGGAGGCATGGGTCTGTTTCTTATCCCATGGACAGCCATCCGGGCCCCTTAGCGTCGCAATGATCTCACGCAAAGAAGCGAAATCACGAGACCGCTGCGTGCGTTCATTTAATGGTGGCAGATACAACGTTGTGACATCGGTGAAGCGGTCTTCATGGTCAAGCTCATGAAGCGGCACCCATGCTTTTACTTCTTCTGTAGATCCTGCAGCCGTGACCACACACACCTCTGCCTCTGGCGGCCATTTCTCTAGGAGCTGAAGCTTGACGTCTGAAGCCATAAACCGATTGAAGACTTGCATAATAAAGAGGTGGGTTTGAACATCGAGACTTTTCCAATCAAAGGACATACCATCCACTAACTGAAAGCCATCAATTGGATCGATCGCAAGCGTTGCAAACATACTATCGAGAAAGCTCTGACCACCAATGACTTCAATTTGCACATTGTGAAGTGGTCCTTGCTCGAGCAGTTGCTTCACACTCGCTTCTGCCACTAGTGGGTGGCCGGGCACAGCATAAACAATGTCATGCTTTTCTTTCACTTCGCTCAATAAACGTGCCGTAATTGCTTCATACACCTCTTCGAATTGATCCGCGCTTTCGTAAATCTCATCAAACGAATAGACAGTGTCTCGCTTCTCAGCAATCATCGTTGCCGATGGGTGCTGAAGCGTACGCATGTAGAGAGCTGGTGCATTCAGTAGTGTTTCATAGACGCCAATGGTCATTTGGGACGGATCATGCGCCCCTAACCCAGCGATTCGAATTTTCATTACGATGGTCACTCCTTATTTAAACAAACGAAATCCCTTTCGTTCGTCAGCATGTAGCAAGATAAAATACGTGCAGATGGCATATGTAAGTGCGCCAATAAAAACCCCACCAAACGCAACGAAGGCTGCACTGGCCCGATCATGCCAAGGGGACATCACACGTTCCCACACAGCAAGCGTTGCACACATCGCCGTTAAGCCTATGAGCACCCGGAAAAAGCGGAAAGATTGCCATTGTATCCATTGCCTCTTCCTTAAATAAACAAGCAGTATCACTGCCACGACACCGATACCAATCAATGTCGCAACGGATGCACCAAGGATCCCAATGCTTGGCACAAAAACGACATTGCCTATCGTTTTCACTAGCAACCCCGCGCCGACAATGGCTACAGCAATAGATCCTTTGCCAATTCCCTGCAAGAGGCTAACGGCAACAATAACGACAAGAAAAAATCCTGTTGAAACACAAAACACGGCAAGTGCCACTGAGCCATCATTGCTTCCGAAGAGCATGACGTTAATCGGCTCGATTAACCAGAAGAGCCCAGCCGCTGCAGCAGACCCAATCCAAAATACCCACTGGATAGCCTTTGTGGCCAACGTACGAAGCTCTATCCGCTTGTTGGTTGTTAAGAGCTCACCTACCTTTGTTATGAGAGCAACAGATAAAGCGACTCCTACTGTTGTACATAGTTGCAACAACGGCTGCCCACGGTCAAAGTAAGCTTTTTCCTGCTGAGCCTGAATAGGTTCTCCAAAAACCTCAAGCAATGACGGATAAAGTGTGAGGGCATCCACTGCCTGAAAAGCAATCGGAAGCATGCTGTTCAAACAGATAACAAGACCTGTACCAAATAAAGCAACGGCCGCTTTTTTGTAAGAAGATTGACGCGCAACGAGCCCACCATACGCGCCTCTATCGACTTGACCGTTGTTTATCTTTACAACAACTAGTGCAACCAACATCCCAATCAGCGAAGCGACAACTGCCCAATACCCTGCTTCATACACATCAATTGATGCAAACCAAAGGAGCGCAAGCAAAATTCCGCCGACACGAATGGCTTGTTCAATCATCTGTGATAAAGACAAGCGAACGGCTTCTTCTCTATAAACGAGCAACCCTCGATACATAGACAAAAATGGCACAAAAACAAAGACGAACGCACTTGCTTGAAACAGTGGAACGAGCTGACTATCTTTTAGCCATTCCCCCAATGGAGCAGCCAGTAACCAAGCAAGCACTGCTGTAAGCCAACTGCCAGCAAAAAGCAGCTGCCGAGCCGCTAAAAACAGCTCTGATCGTTGCATCGTAGTGGTCTCTTTGGCAAGCATTTGAGCCATAATCACCGGAAATCCATATGTACTGATTGTAACAGCCACTCCTAGAATCGGGTAAACCTGTTGATATACATAATAGCCAACATCACCAGCTATATTTTGATAGGCGACGCGGTAGAGCGCAGCCATCACTTTGACCACAAGTCCTGCGACGACAAGCCATATTGTGCCTTTGAACAACTTAGACAACGACGTTCCTCCAAAAAAACAGCATCCAATCTATGTGTAGTATACCAAACAACGGTCCTGCGGATGACATCAAGTGTAGACCCCAGATCCAACAGGCGGTTTCTGAACGAAATAGAAAAACTGCACATCCACGCGAGACTGGTGAACCACCAATATCCCACGTGCATGTGCAGCTTTAAAGGTCTTTCTATTCCATTTGACGAGCGAGGAAACTTGCTGCCGTTTCAGCAATTTTTTCTTCCGTATGGCCGATCGTCTCATCTTCTTTCGATAAAATCATCACAGCACCAATCGGGTCTCCGTTCGCAATGATAGGGCTGATAATGTACGAGGCAAGCTCTTCATCAATGCCATCGATAATTTGTATCGACCCTTTTTGTCCACGGACAGAGCTACGCCCATCCATCGATTTTTCCACTTCACTGCCAACATTTTTATTCAGATAATCCTTTTTTGACCCACTGGATACCGCAATAAAAGTGTCACGATCTGCAATGATGACGATATGGCCTGTGCTGTCGTGGATCGCGTCTGCGTATTCCTTTGCAAAATCACCAAGCTCTGAGATTGGAGAATATTTCTTTAAAATGACTTCCCCGTCTCTGTCTACAAAAATTTCGAGAGGATCTCCTTCACGAATTCGCAGAGTTCTACGAATTTCCTTCGGGATGACCACTCGGCCAAGATCATCAATTCGTCGGACAATTCCAGTCGCTTTCATAGATCATTGCCTCTCTTTCAAGAAGATGGTTATGTTAGGTGCTTAGCTCTTCACTTGTGCCACTCACCACTATCTTGACCTTATTATCCAACACTGCCAGCGTTCTATACATCATTCTGTAAAAAATCCATTTTTCACGATGATTTCCTGTTCGGCATTGCGCGGTATGCAGGTGGTTCTCGTTATGTTTACTGAACAACTTCTTCTCTACGCACCTCGGACAGATGAGCAATGAGACGCTCAAGCAGATCAAAAGCAGAGGAAGCTGTCACATTAGATGGATCGACGATCAACTTGATTTTTTGTCCCTCTGTGCCTACACGTGCAGCTCGACCAAAACTGCTTACAAAATCAAACAGCTTGCTTGCATTCGTCCCTTGCGTGCCCTCCGTCGTAAGCAAGGCAATGAGCTGTCCGTTCTCTTCTGCAATTTTTTCCACTTGCTGCTGACTCGCGAGTAAACGCAGTCGTGTAACAGTGAACAAGTCGGTGACTTCTTTAGGGAACTCACCAAAGCGATCAATCATCTCATCTTGCAAGTCACGAATTTCTTCCAGAGAAGACACACCTTTAAATCGTTTGTACATATCAATCTTTTGACGTTCGTCAGCAATATAAGCTGCTGGAATATAGGCATCTATATCGAGCTGCACTTCTGCTTCGACTTCCTTTTCAACAGGCTGCGCTTGATGCTTCCGCTCTTCAATGGCGTCCTGAAGCATCTGAGAATAAAGGTCGAAGCCAACAGAATCAATAAATCCATGCTGCTCAGCACCGAGCAAATTGCCCGCGCCTCGTATCGACAAATCACGCATAGCGATCTTAAAACCTGATCCAAGCTCGGTGAATTCTTTAATCGCATGAAGTCTCTTCTCAGCAACTTCAGAAAGAATTTTATCTTGATGATACGTAAAGTACGCATACGCCACCCGATTGGAACGTCCGACCCGTCCACGAAGTTGATACAGCTGGGAAAGACCCATTTTGTCCCCGTTGTACACGATCAATGTATTCACATTTGGAATATCGACTCCCGTCTCAATAATCGTCGTTGACACGAGAACATCGTATTCGCCCTCAAGAAAATCAAACATCGTGGTCTCGAGCTGGCTTTCGGTCAATTTTCCATGGGCATGAGCGACGCGTGCCTCAGGAACAAGCATCGAGATCTCCTCAGCTTTCCGTTCGATGTCCTCCACACGGTTGTAGAGGAAATACACCTGCCCGCCCCTTGCCAACTCCCTTTCAATGGATTCCTTGACGAACACTGTATTGTACTCCAATACATAGGTTTGCACAGGAAACCTGTTTTCAGGTGGGGTTTCAATGACAGACAAGTCACGAACACCTAGCATAGACATATGCAACGTTCTTGGAATTGGCGTTGCTGTCAAGGTCAAGACATCCACATTTGCTTTTAGTTTTTTGATCTTTTCCTTGTGAGTAACGCCGAAACGCTGCTCCTCATCGACGATAAGCAAGCCCAAGTCATGGTAGATCACGTCTTTTGAAAGCAAACGGTGCGTTCCAATCACTAAATCAATACTGCCTTGTTTCAACCCTTTAATTGTCTCATTCTGCTGCTTTTTCGTACGGAACCGACTGAGCAAGCCAATATTGATTGGATAGTCCTGAAAACGCTCCTTGATCGTCTCATAGTGCTGCTGTGCTAGAATCGTTGTTGGAACGAGAATGGCAACCTGCTTCTCACTCATAATAGCTTTAAATGCAGCCCGAATCGCTACTTCCGTTTTGCCATATCCAACATCACCACAAAGCAGTCTGTCCATTGGTCGCTCTTTTTCCATGTCTATCTTAATCTCTTCAATCGCACGTAGCTGATCTTCTGTTTCCTGATAGAGAAATTTTGCCTCAAACGACTGTTGCTCTTCTCCATCAATGGGAAACGCAAAACCTTTGCTTGCTTCCCTCGCTGCATAAATCTTAATGAGATCATCAGCGATGTCCTGCACAGACGAACGTACGCGCGTTTTTACTTTCTTCCAATCGTTTCCTCCGAGCTTATATACCTTTGGCTCTTTGCCTTCTGAGCCGACAAATTTCTGTACTTGATCAATTTGGTCAACAGGCACGTAAAGCTTGTCATCGCCAGAGTATCGTAATAGCAAATAATCTTTATGATTGCCCTTCATTTCAAGTGTTTCAATCCCGAGATATTTTCCGATCCCGTGATTCACGTGGACAACGTAATCGCCCACCTTTAGTTCTTGATAACTTTTGATACGTTCAGCGTTTGAAATTTTTTGCGGTCGCTTCATTTTTTTCGTTTGCTTTTTAAACAGCTCTTTTTCAGTGAGTACGGCTATTTTATTCGTACTGAGCTCGAACCCTGCGTTTAGATCACCTTTTACCACCTGGCATTGACCGGACAGCAAGGCGTCAATGTCACTGCGAGCAGACACATCAATTTGATAATCTTCCATAATTCGTTGCAAACGTTCTATGCGCTCATCATCAGCACCTAGGAAAACAACGGCATAGCCATTTTCCTTCCACCGATCCGTTTCTGTTTTTAATAAATTCATTTGCCCATGAAAATCCTGCATCGGCTTTGATAGCATGTTCACGACGTTTTGGGGATTGGTATGAGGAACATGCCGCAAAAACATCGAATAATAAATACATGGTGTGGTCGAAGATGATAGAAGATCTTGAAAGGTATGTGAAAAGGATAATTCCGAAACAGCTTTTCCTTGCTGCAGAAGGGATGTGTGCCATTCCCCTTCCTCTTGCTCTAAATTAGAGGACACTTCTTGAATTCGACCGATTTCGTCCATAAAAAGAACATGAGAATCGGACAAATAGTCAAAAAAGCTATGGGACGCAGGGTAAAGAAGAGACATGTATTTATACAGCTCAGGGAAGCGTGTTTTTTGTTTTAATAAATCAATATCGCGTCTTGTGTTTTCAGAAATATCTTTTTTTAATTCTTGGTTCTTCATTTTTCCCAAGGACGTGGTAAGTAGCTGTTCTAGACGTTGTGCTCCTAAGGCGTAATGCTCTTCCTGCAAGAGGATTTCTGTCGCCGGGCCAATCGAAAGCGATTCCACTTGCTCTTTAGAGCGCTGATCCTCCGCTTGGAAATAACGAATGGAATCTATTTCTGTATCAAAAAGCTCCACTCGAAAAGGAAATTCCTCTGTTAATGGGTAGACATCAAGTATGCCCCCACGCAAGCTGAATTCCCCAGGTGCAGACACCATGCCTACGCGGTCATATCCCATGTCAACAAGCTGCGAGAGCGCCTTCCCCAGATCAATGTCTTCTCCCGTTTTCAGATGTAATTGTGAAGCTTTCCACAATTGAGGTGGTGGCAATAGTCTGCGAAGACCTGCAACAGGTACGACATAAATCCCAGGCGTGCCTTGACTTAAATGGTTTAATGTTTCAATTCGTTGAGCCTTTAGCTCAGGACTGGCAACCGCTATTTCTGCGGCCATCAGTTCATTGACAGGGTAAAGATACACGTCCTCCGGCGCGATTAATTCTTGCAGGTCTTCGTACACCTTTTGTGCCTGAAACAAATTATGCGTAATGACAAGCTGAGATCGCTTCGTATCCGAATACAATGAAGCCATCATGACACTGCGTGAAGAGCCGGACAAACCTGCTACCATTTGCTCACGCAATCCTTTATCTAACCCATCTATCACAGACCGTACTTCTTTGTTTTCTAGCATGGCATGTCGCAGTCCTATCATTGCAGGACCTCCTTGCTGCCCATTTTCATAAACCAAAATCCTCTCTTCTTAAAGTCGCTTTGTTCTCAATGTTTAAACAGAAAAATGCTTTGGCTTCTGCTCAGCCAAAGCTTTTCCACTATTGTATAAACCGCTCTAGCTGATGAAACTCTGGTGATACAGCGAGTGCCTCTTGACAACTTTCGCAGATGCATTGCACGTAAGTTTCTCCAGCTGGACCATCCTGTAACATCGTATGCTGTTCCTCCACTGATAACTCCGTAAAGCCTAACCGACGTTTGATATGATCCGTTTTCGGCAAACGACCTACTTCGACACCACAATGACGGCACCGATAGACGAACATTTCCATCCCTCCTGGCATCATTTCTATCACCAGTATGGACGGGGACGCTGTCGATTATTCGGCAGGACGCTGATTAAACCGATTCATCACTTGATCAAACTCGGTATTAGCCCATTCCTCACAGGCGTCTGCAGCATGAGCCACCGCATTGTCAATCGCTGCCTGCTCATTCGGCTCAAAAGGTTGTAGCACATAATCAATGACTGGCATATGACCTTGTGGCCGCCCTACACCCATTCGAATCCGCTTAAAGGATTTTGTGCCTAAATGAGAAATTAATGATTTCATACCATTATGACCTCCCGCGCCACCTTGAAGGCGCAAACGAATACGACCCGTTTCAAGGTCCATATCGTCATACACGACGAGAACATCATCTGTCTCTAATGAATAAAAATCTAACAACGGGCGCACGCATTCTCCTGATAAATTCATAAAGGTGAGCGGTTTTACGAGCAGCAGAGACTCGTTTTGCACGAACACTTTATCGTATACGCCATTGTATTTCTGTTTTTTCAAAGTGGATCCATGCCGCTTTGCCAGTTCATCAATGACCATAAAACCAATATTATGCCGGGTAAACTCGTACCGTGCCCCAGGGTTCCCTAATCCAACAATACATTTCACTGCACGTACCTCCACGTCAGCCGCTTCAATCTATCAATTTCTACAAAAGGCGTCCCTTAAATTCAAGGCACGCCTTTGTCTGATTAACCTGGTGAAAATTCACCGGTTCTAAACTAAACCATTATTCTAGTCTTCTTTATTCTCTGTTTCGCTTCCTTCTGAAGCTGCTTCTTCATCAGCAGCATCTTCTGTAGCGTCTTCAGGCTCTTCTTCAACTGTAGGTGGCTGAATTGTAACAATGGTTGCTTCCGCGTCTGTAAGAACTTCAAAAGCACCTGATGTTTTGATATCTCCCACACTGAGGGAATCGCCAATGTTCAATTCGCTAATATCCACAGTAATCTGCTCTGGCAGGTCAGCAGGCTTTGCACGTACGAGCAAAGTGTGTTCGATATGTTGCGCGACGCCACCTTCCTTAACACCGACAGAATCCCCTTCAATCGAGACTGTAACGTCTACTTCGACATCGGCATTCATATTGACGGCAATGAAGTCCGCATGAATGACTCTGTCCTTTAATGGGTCTGTTTGAATGTCATGGAGCATGACTTGAACTTTTTTCCCACCGTCAATGGAAAGATCCAACACGCCTGTGCGTCCTGCGTCACGCATGGTTTTTACAAATTCAGCATACTCGACAGCAACGGACGTATTCTCTGTTTTGTATCCATATACGATCGCAGGAAAATATCCTTTTGAACGTAAGCTTGTTAGTGATGATTGTTTATCTGCTTGTCTAGGTTTTGCATGTAGCGTATGTGCCATTTTGGTCACTCCTGTATGTTTGATATACCATTCTCTACATATCTAGATTCCCATCTTTTCTACTTCGCAAACAGTTGTTTTTGTTGTTTTGCATGAACTTAATCAAATAACGTACTCACTGATAGCTTTTCATGCACACGAATAATGGCTTCAGCAATTAATGGAGCCACAGAAAGCTCAGTGATTTTTTCAAACCGCTTTGACTCTGGAAGGGCGATAGAGTTCGTCACCACAAGCTCACTGATTCTCGAGCTTTGAATCCGTTCAATCGCTGGCCCAGAGAGTACGGGATGCGTACAACAAGCATACACTTCTTTTGCGCCATTTTCAATTAATGCATTGGCAGCAAGTGTAATCGTACCTGCAGTATCAATAATGTCGTCAATAAGAATCGCTGTTTTCCCTTCGACGTTTCCGACGATGTTCATTACTTCTGCAACATTTGGTTTTGGACGTCGCTTATCAATGATAGCGATCGGTGCCTTCAAGCGATCAGCCATTTTTCGTGCACGTGTCACCCCGCCGTGATCAGGAGAAACAATCACAAGATCCTCAAAATGCTTGGCTTCAAAGTAATCAGAAAGGATTGGTACACCTATCAGATGATCAATTGGAATGTCGAAAAAACCTTGAATTTGTGGTGCATGTAAATCTAACGTAATTAAACGCGTTGCACCAGCAGTTTCAATCAGGTTGGCAACAAGCTTCGACGTAATCGGCTCTCTCGCTCGGGCTTTCCGGTCTTGTCTGGCATAACCATAGTACGGAATAACGATGTTAATGGTTTTTGCTGAGGCGCGTTTAAGCGCATCAATCATGATCAAAAGCTCCATAATGTGCTGATTGACTGGATCAGATGTCGATTGAACAATATAGACATCGCAGCCTCTGATGCTCTCTTCAATATTGATCTGTATTTCTCCGTCGCTAAAGCGAGTTACTGAACAAGCCCCAAGCTCTGTACCGATAATGTCTGCGATTTCTTGTGCCAACTTTGGATTGGAATTCAATGTGAATACCTTTAGATTTGAGTCAAGGTATTGTTTTGACGACATGGTTTACCCTCCATTACTCTGATCCTATTTCGTTTTTCGGTTGTATTCTTCTTTATTGACTTGACGACTTCTTGCTATCGATAAGGCGTTCGCAGGAACATCTTCAGTAATCGTCGATCCTGCAGCAACAAAAGCACCTGCCCCAACGGTTACTGGAGCAACCAAATTGGAGTTACAGCCAATAAAAGCACCATCCTCCACGGTCGTTTGATGCTTGTTCGCCCCATCATAATTTACTGTAATTGAACCACAACCAAGATTGACTCCTTCACCGATCACTGCATCGCCAATATAACTTAAATGAGGCGCTTTGCTTCCATGACCGAAGGATGTCTTTTTCATTTCAACAAAGTTTCCTACTCTACATGCATCACCAATATCAGTCCCAGGACGCAAATGACTATACGGACCAACAGTGGTGTTGTGACCGATCTGACTGTCATGCATCACAGACTGCTTAACTGTTGATGCATTCCCAATAACCGCATTTTGCAGCTCTGTGTGGGGGCCAATCAAACAATCCTCACCAATCGTTGTTGCCCCATGGATACTTGTTCCTGGATAGACGGTTGTGTCCTGTCCAATCGTGACATCAGTTCCAATGTACGTTGATGTAGGGTCAATAATTGTCACACCCTGACGCATATGCGCGGTCAAAATTCTTTCTCGCATGGCATGTTCTGCATTTGCCAATGCCACACGATCGTTAATACCAATCGTTTCACTAAAAGTCGGTGCATCTTGGGCAGCGACCTTCCAGCCATTCTCTTGTATAAGTTCTATGACATCTGGCAAATAATATTCACCCTGGCTATTATCGTTGCCAACCTTCTCTAAGAGCTCAAAAAGGGTTTCATTATCGAAGCAATACGTCCCTGTATTAATCTCACAAATATCTCGCTCGTCCGGGGAGGCATCCTTGTGTTCAACGATTCGTTCAACGATACCATCGCTATTTCGAACAATGCGACCATAACCTTCTGGAGCATTCGTGTGAGCTGTTAAAACAGTGGCTTTCGCTCCAGTTGAATCGTGCTTTTGAAAAAGAGATTCCAAAGTGTTCGCTGTCAGTAGCGGTGTATCCCCACACACGACAAGGGTGACCCCTTTTTTCCCAGCGAGCTGATCTTTCGTTTGCAGGACAGCATGTGCTGTACCTAGCTGCTCGTTTTGGTTCACAAATTGGGATCGCCCTTTTAAGACATCTTGTACTTGCTGTGCGCCATGTCCGACGACAGTAACGATGTCCTTCACCTGCAACGCACTAAGGGCATCAACCACATGTTCAACCATTGCCTTCCCACATACTGGGTGCAACACCTTGTAAAGCTTTGACTTCATTCTCGTGCCTTTTCCAGCTGCTAATACGACAGCAAATCGATCGCTCATGAGTGACCTCCAAAAGGGTATATTTTTCAAGCCTATTGTCGCCTGAGAGCGTCATTCTTAGCAAGAGACTTCTGTTTTATTTATATGTCCTATGCATGAGTGCATCCGTATGACATGCATGAGAAATAAGGCATATATGCTTCTCATTGTTCTCATTCACGGAGCCGTTAATAAACGACGTGACCATTAAGAACTATATCTTAAAAATAGCGTCATTTCAAGGAAAGTAGAGGATTGCCAATGAATTGTCATGATTTATGTACGAAACGTAAAACCCATCAAAAGGGTCAGCGGTTCTTCAGCTTATCCCTCATACGAAGGCTTTCGTTGCTTTGTGTTATTTTTTGTCTTTCCATGCCTTCTCAAATACGCTCACAGGAAGCGCCCATTGTCTATTTTGCACAAAAAAACGAACCCATTAAAAATCATATTGCCCTCACCTTTGATGACGGCCCTGACCCAAGATACACACCGCACCTCCTTGATATACTTAAAGAAGCAGGCGTTCATGCGACGTTTTTTGTCATTGGTAGCAATGCACAGGAACACCCTGATCTCATTAAACGTATGGTGTCTGAAGGACATACCGTCGGAAATCATACATTCTCACACCCTAACATCTCGAGGCTCTCTTATGATCAATTGATAAACGAAATGGAGGCGACAGACAACATTATTTTCCAATTAACTGGACAAAAGCCCTTGTTTATGCGCCCTCCATTCGGCCTACTTCCTCCATCCCACGTCGCCATGCTTCAATCTGTAAATAAAAAAGTCATTCTTTGGTCAGTTGATACCGAGGATTGGCGTGGTATTCCTGCGGGCGATATCCTTCATAAAGTGCGCGACGGCATCCGCCCTGGAGCCATCGTGCTAATGCATGATGGTGGATCAAGAAAACAAGATCTCTCACAAACACCGGTAGCCGTTAAAAAACTCATTGACGAGTATTCGTCATCTTTCGAATTTATTACGGTTGATCAGCTTTTGTCTCTCCCTGCCTACAGAAAATAACACCGTTAAAAAGAGGGCACTGCGCTAGACACATTCGTCTATCGCATTGCCCTCCTGCTTTTATTAAGATGCACCAGCTTCTTCATACTCTTCTTCTAATTCGCCAGCCTTGTGGTATTCCGTTAATACAGCATCCTGTATTTTTCCTCGTGTATTGGAATTAATCGGATGTGCTATATCTCTAAATTCCCCATCCGGCGTCCGTTTGCTTGGCATAGCAACAAACAGGCCATTGTTCCCATCAATCACTCGGATGTCATGAACAACAAATTCATGATCCAATGTAATTGAGGCAATCGCTCTCATTCGTCCCTCGGTATTCACGCGGCGTAATCTCACGTCTGTTACTTCCAT encodes:
- a CDS encoding polysaccharide biosynthesis protein encodes the protein MSKLFKGTIWLVVAGLVVKVMAALYRVAYQNIAGDVGYYVYQQVYPILGVAVTISTYGFPVIMAQMLAKETTTMQRSELFLAARQLLFAGSWLTAVLAWLLAAPLGEWLKDSQLVPLFQASAFVFVFVPFLSMYRGLLVYREEAVRLSLSQMIEQAIRVGGILLALLWFASIDVYEAGYWAVVASLIGMLVALVVVKINNGQVDRGAYGGLVARQSSYKKAAVALFGTGLVICLNSMLPIAFQAVDALTLYPSLLEVFGEPIQAQQEKAYFDRGQPLLQLCTTVGVALSVALITKVGELLTTNKRIELRTLATKAIQWVFWIGSAAAAGLFWLIEPINVMLFGSNDGSVALAVFCVSTGFFLVVIVAVSLLQGIGKGSIAVAIVGAGLLVKTIGNVVFVPSIGILGASVATLIGIGVVAVILLVYLRKRQWIQWQSFRFFRVLIGLTAMCATLAVWERVMSPWHDRASAAFVAFGGVFIGALTYAICTYFILLHADERKGFRLFK
- the yabP gene encoding sporulation protein YabP — encoded protein: MSQSQQMGTAHRDTPDHNIIMKNRKYLEITGVKQVDSFDNEEFLLVTTMGYLAIRGQNLQMKNLDVEQGNVSIRGKIYDLVYLDEQQSEKAKGLFGKLFK
- a CDS encoding RNA-binding S4 domain-containing protein; the protein is MRLDKFLKVSRLIKRRTLAKEVADQGRIAINGQTAKASSTLKEGDTMSIRYGNRTVVARIDKLTETSRKEEAGQMYTILEEKQEE
- the spoVT gene encoding stage V sporulation protein T, with the translated sequence MKATGIVRRIDDLGRVVIPKEIRRTLRIREGDPLEIFVDRDGEVILKKYSPISELGDFAKEYADAIHDSTGHIVIIADRDTFIAVSSGSKKDYLNKNVGSEVEKSMDGRSSVRGQKGSIQIIDGIDEELASYIISPIIANGDPIGAVMILSKEDETIGHTEEKIAETAASFLARQME
- the mazG gene encoding nucleoside triphosphate pyrophosphohydrolase; amino-acid sequence: MKIRIAGLGAHDPSQMTIGVYETLLNAPALYMRTLQHPSATMIAEKRDTVYSFDEIYESADQFEEVYEAITARLLSEVKEKHDIVYAVPGHPLVAEASVKQLLEQGPLHNVQIEVIGGQSFLDSMFATLAIDPIDGFQLVDGMSFDWKSLDVQTHLFIMQVFNRFMASDVKLQLLEKWPPEAEVCVVTAAGSTEEVKAWVPLHELDHEDRFTDVTTLYLPPLNERTQRSRDFASLREIIATLRGPDGCPWDKKQTHASLKPFLLEETYEVWDAIDDEDDEHLADELGDILLQVLLHAQIGEDEGRFSLEDVVAALATKMIRRHPHVFGNEQNLTEEEIHSNWMRIKQEEKGELEHKTSRLDGIPAAASTLLQAYEIQKKAAKSGFDWDDAADVWKKVKEEIHELEEEFAGVEPSRREEEWGDTVFAFINIARHYNIQPEAALMKTVQKFNRRFRYIEQKVEGATKPFEEHTLDELDVYWEEAKKEEENK